CTACTACAGGGTAATCGAAAACATTGAAATCAAAAAACACTTTAGGAATATGAATAAAAACATTCAATATAGATAATCCGAAAAAAGCTAATGATCCAACATGACTTAATTGTAACGATTTATAATATGCTTTTCTAGAAAGAAAATATCCTAAAGGAATCAAGTATGCTACCATAATAAGTATCATACTGTATTTTAGTATTGATTTGTAATGAGCTATTTCATAAAGTAAAAACAACACAAAGAAAAAAGCACCAATTACTAAAGGGTTGGACAAAGTTTTTTTCCTAAAACCTGAGAAATTCCTCCTAATTTTCTTTGAAGTGGAATTATGATATTGCTTAATAACATCTTCAAATGAACTACCATTAAAATTTTCTTTCCAACCTAACTTTTTAAAAACATCCCAAAGAGCAGTTTTAAAATCTATATTATCAGGTGTGTTTTCTAATTCAGAAACTACATGATCTAATAATTCAATTCTAACATCCCAATATTTAATTCCGTTTTCCTCAAGTAGATTATCGATGTAAGTAACTTGTTCATTCGTAATTTCCATAGCTATTGAATTAAAAAGTTATACTTGTTTTTAATTATTTCACTTTTCCTGTGAAAATTGAAATGTATTAAAGCAGTAATTATTAAAGTAAATAGAGACTGATACATTATGAACTCAGAATAATTTCCTTCAATGTAAACGTCTATATAACTTGGGAAAATTAGAATTAACAATGAAAAAAGAGAAATTATTCTAGAGTAAAACTTAATAAATCGTAATTCTTTAAAACGTTTCAGAAAAAACTGAATTTTAATAGCAGTGTAAACATATAATACAATTACTGTTGTAAAAAATAGAATAGATAATTCTTTAAAGTATACAGATCCAAAATTGACTAACACTAAAATCAAAAGAGTGATTGTAAATGAAAACTTAGGTTTCAGTAATAAACTAAATAGCTCTTTGCACAACTTTTTTAAGTAATACCAATTCAATTGTTTTACTTGATTGTTATATCTTTTTAGAATGCCATCCTTTCGACTTAACATATATTTTAAAAAAGGTGTTTGAAAACCATCATCTTTAAAAAAAGCATTTATATCATCAACACTATTTTCAATTTCAGAAGCTATATGATCAACCATTTCTAGTCGAATATCAAGAGACTCGACACCAATTGCCTCTAAAAAATCATTTATTCTTTCAATATGTTTTTCATCTGATTTCATAGTTATTCTAAACCTAATTTTGGATTCACCAAATGCTGCATTGTATTTAAAAATTCTTGCATTTGCTGTAGCCGATTTACAGTTTCTGTTGTTCCTGTTTCAGTCAATTTATAATACTTTCTCAGGCGATTTCCCACTTTAGCGACTTCTACATCTAACAAACCTTCAGCTTCGAGTTTATGTAATGCAGGATACAAAGCTCCTTCTGTTATCTGTAGTTCTCCTTTCGTAAGCTCCTTTACTTTCTGAGTAATTTCATAACCATACATTTTGTCTTGTTCAGCTAAAAGCTTTAAAATGATGGTTTGTAAAGAACCTTTATACAATTTTTGATTTCCCATTTTTAAGAATTTTTATCTTATACCTAAAAAACTTAGGTATACAAATATACATAAAATTCTTATACATAAAAATCTTAGGTATGTTTTTGAAGTTGATTTATACGTTTGATTCCTCTTTTCTTTAGTATTTTTGTATTCAAATTTTTTTTAGAGATGAGTCAATTTTACCCAATCAAGATAAAAGATGTTATACGAGAAACTTCATCTGCGGTTTCTTTAGTTTTCGATATTCCTTCTGAATTAACTAATGATTTTAATTTTATTGCTGGTCAGTATATCACATTAAAAACAACAATTAATGGGGAAGAAGTAAGAAGAGCTTATTCTTTATGTTCATCACCTAAAAGTGGTGAAGTTAAGGTTGCGGTAAAAGCTGTAGAAAATGGAACTTTTTCTGTTTTTGTAAATGAAAAATTAAACGCTGGAGATCTTTTAGAGGTTTCTAAACCAGAAGGAAAGTTTGTTTTAGAACCAGAAAATGATAAAAATTATATTGGTTTTGCTGCGGGTAGTGGAATTACTCCTGTATTATCGATGGTAAAGTCTGTTTTAGAATCTAATACTTCTTCAACATTTACTTTAGTATATGGAAATAAAACTATCACAGATACTATTTTTTATAAAGAACTTGCTGAATTACAAACACAATATGCAGAGCGATTTAATTTAAGTTATGTATTCAGTAGAGAAAATGTAGAAAGTGCTGTTTTTGGTAGAATTGATAAGGCTCACGTAAATTATTTTATGAAGAATATTTATAAGGATCTATCTTTTGATAAAGCTTTCTTATGTGGACCTGAAGAAATGATTAACATTGCTTCAGAAACGCTTGTTGAAAATGGTTTTGCTAAAGAGAATGTATTGTTTGAGTTATTTACAACATCAATCGACGAAGCAGCAGCTAGCCAAGTAAAAGAAGGTGAAACTGAAATTACAGTTGTTTTAGATGATGAAAAAACAACATTTACAATGCCGCAAGATTCAGATATTCTTGCAGAAGCATTACGTAAAAAAATAGACGCACCATATTCTTGTCAAGGTGGAGTTTGTAGTAGTTGTATCGCAAAAGTTACCGAAGGAAAAGCCGTGATGGTAAAAAACCAAATTTTAACAGATGAAGAATTAGAAGAAGGTTTTATATTAACTTGCCAAGCTCATCCAACAACACCAACAATCACTGTAGATTTTGATGATGTTTAAAATAAATCAAAAATTGCTATAAATGGAGTCTTTAGATTACAGTAATGCATATGCGGTAGGAGCTTTTATGGCTTTAATGATCGGGCCAGTTTTTTTTATGTTGCTAAAGACAAGTGCATTAAAAGGATTTAGAGCTGCTATTGCTTTTGATATAGGCGTGATATTAGGAGATATAACATTTATTCTAATTGCTTATTTCGGAAGTAGAAGTTTACTTGAGAAAATTAAAGACGATCCACGATTGTTTTTAATTGGTGGATTGATTTTAGTAGTCTACGGATTTATCACATTTCTAGACAAGAAAAACAAAAAGGAAGTCGATGAATCTGAAGTTGATGTTCCAAAAAGTAACAACTATTTCAAGCTTTTTCTAAATGGTTATTTCTTAAACTTTATCAATATTGGTGTTTTAGCAGGTTGGTTAACTATTATGGTAATTGTTGGTCCGCTTTTAGGAATGGATTCTAATTTAATTTTCTGGTATTTTGTTAAAGTAGTTATTGGATATTTTGCTCTAGATTTAATAAAAATACTGTTAGCGAAACAACTACGCTCTAAATTAACACCTTTAGTAATTTACAAAGTAAAAAAAGGAATGGGCGTTTTATTAATCGTTTTTGGAGCGGTTATGATGCTAAAAAGCTTTATTTCTAAGGAAGAACTTGATAGGTTAATCAATAGCGTAGAAATCACTAAGAAAAAGTAATTAGCGATGAGACAATCTAGACATCATTTTTTGATATTGCTTCTCAACTAATTTTGGCAACCATTTTTTATAGAAAAACTTAGTTTTAGCATCTTTAGGATAGATAATTTGAAACTTTCCTTCAGAAGCTTTTTTAAGAGCGATTGCGGCAACTTCATCTGCATTAGTAGTAGAATGTTTCATCTGTTTTTCTGCAAATCCTTTAAACATTTTAGAACTAGCATTTTCCATAATGTTTGTTTTAAAGAAAGTTGGAGTTAATACACTCACATGAATGTTATTCAGTTTTAATTCATGATATAAAGATTCAGAAAGTGAAAATACAGCAGCTTTAGAAACACTATAAGCCGACATTCCTGGTGCGTTCATAAATCCAGCTGAACTACCAACATTTAGTAACACACCTTTTTTCTGTTTTAATAATTTAGGCACAAAGAAATGACAACCGTAATAGGTTCCCATTAAGTTTACTTCGATCATCTTTTCCCATTTTTCGATAGGATAATCTTTAAATAATAAACCATCACCAATTCCAGCATTATTAATCACAACATCTACTGTTTCACTGTTTTCGTAAACTTTATTAACCACATTTTCAAACTGATTTTTATCGCTTACATCTAAAGAATATTGAAATACCTTCTCGTTTGTGTTTAAATTCTGAACTACATTTTCTAAAGCCTCTTCATTAATGTCACTTAAATGAAGTGTCCAATTATTCTTAGCCAATAATTTTGCAAAAGCAGTACCCAATCCAGATCCTGCTCCTGTAACAAAAGCAGTTTTATTCGAATATAAAGCATTCAATTTTTTTAGATTCATAATGATAATAGTTTGTAGTTATTTTTTAAGTTTCAGTTCTAGGTTTAATGATGATTTTTCGTCATTCCGAATTTATTTCGGAATCTCATTGTGTTATTAAACAACAATTTATGATGAGAACCCGAATCAAGTTCAGGTTGACGTAGATTTACTATTACATATACATACTTAAAAGTAATTGTTAGTTAACAGTTATTTTTACGTTTAATAATGTTTTCGCAGGTTTTAATCAAATAGATAGAAATCAACCAGAAATTTTTAAAAGCTTTGTTTTTGGTATATCCTTTTGAATATCTGTAGTAAATCTGTTGCACAATTCCGGCTAATCGGAATAAACCATAAACTCTGTAAAAACGGAAATCATCAATTGTCCTTCCTGTTTTTTCACAATAATAGTTTATAATTTTTTCTCTAGTTAACATGCCAGGAATATTACTTGGTTGTCTTCGAATAGATTTTACAAAAAAGTCATCTTTTTCTTCAACCCAATACGCCAAGCTGTTTCCTAAATCCATCAAAGGATCTCCAATGGCAGCCAATTCCCAATCTAAAACACCTAAAATATTTTCCGGATTACTAGGATCGATAACCACATTATCTAATCGAAAATCGTTATGAATAATACATAGATTTTCTTCTTTAGGAATGTTTGCTTCTAGCCATTTCATTACTTTTTTCCCGGCAGGAACATTCCATGTTTTTGCATTTGCATAACGTTTATTCCATCCAAGAATTTGACGTTCAATATAACCTTCACCTTTACCTAAATCTTGTAATCCTTCTTTCTTATAATCTACTTGATGTAAATGAATCATTTTATCCCAGAAAGAATAACAAATTTTACGAACCGTTTCTTCATCCCAATCAATTCCTCTTGGAGGATTTTTTCTAAGAATAATTCCTTCCAATCGTTCCATCAGATAAAAAGTTGAACCTAAAACAGATTCATCTTCACAAACGGCGATCATTTTTGGGACATAAGGATAATGCGGTTTTAATTTTTGTTGAAGATAAAACTCTCTTGGCATATCGTGCGCTCCAGCTGCTTTTTTCCCTAAAGGAGCTCTACGTAAAATAATATCTTGTTCGTCAAATTTTAAGCGATACGTCCAATTCGATGCTCCACCAGAAAATTGTGTAATAATCGGATTAGAATTAATATTTGGAATATGATTTTTTATCCAAGGCAATAAAGCATCTAAATTTAATTCTTCACCTGAGCGTTGTTGTTTTTCAAGATCTTTAACAATGTTCGACATTAGCCTAAGTATTTTTTAAATTCAAGTCTAGAAATCATTCGTAAATGCACTTCATCTGGTCCATCAGCTAAACGTAAAGCACGTGCTTGAATGAAAAAATTAGTCAAAGGAAAATCGTCAGACAATCCAGCACCTCCATGAATTTGCATTGCCATATCTGTGACTTCTTGTAATACTTTCGGAGCAACAACTTTTATCGCAGAAATTTCAGTCATACTATTTTTTACACCTTGTTCATCAATTTTCCAAGCCGCATAATATGTTAATAATCGTGCTTGATCTATAGCAACTCTAGCTTGTGCAAAACGTTCAGAGTTTCCGCCTAATTTAGCCAAAGGTTTTCCAAAAGCTTGTCGAGTTCCACTTCGAATAATCGCCAATTGTAAAGCGCGTTCAGCAGCTCCAATACAACGCATACAATGGTGTATTCTACCTGGACCTAATCTTCCTTGTGCAATAGCAAAACCAGCACCAAAATCTAAAATTAAATTCTTTTTCGGAATTCGGACATTATTGAAATGGATTTCTCCATGACCAGCAGGAGCGTCGTAAGCCCCAAATGTATTTTGCATTCTTTGTATTTCCACTCCAGGAGTATCCAAAGGAACCAAAACCATACTGTGTTGTTTGTGTTTTTCTTGTGTAGTATCTGTTTTTCCTAGTACTATGGCCAGTTTTGCTTTCGGATGTCCTAATCCTGTAGACCACCATTTTTTACCGTTCACCACAATCTCATCTCCATCTTCAACTATAGAAGTTTCAATATTAGTAGCGTCGGAAGAAGCAACATCAGGTTCAGTCATACAGAAAACAGATTTTATTTTTCCGTCCAATAAAGGTTGTAACCATTCTTCTTTTTGCTGTTCATTTCCGAAGTGATATAAAACCTCCATATTTCCTGTGTCTGGAGCGTTACAATTAAAAATTTCAGCAGCATTATATACACGTCCCATTTCTTCAGCAAGAGGCGCGTATTCAAGAACGCTTAATCCTTGTCCTAATGAATTGTCAGGCAAGAAAAGATTCCATAGCCCTTCTTGTTTAGCAAGTTCTTTTAAAGTGTCTAATTTTGGGTGTTCTGTCCATTCTTTCCAATTTCCAGAAATATTGTGTTCTTTATGATAGGTTATAAGTTCTCGTTCAAATGGATAAATATGTTTATCCATAAACTTTTTAAGACGATCTAAATAGTCTTTTGATTTTTGTGATGGATTAAAATTCATGAGTTATAGATTAGAATTTTCTCAACATTTTTAAAGTGAAAAATGGCATAGCTTGTTTGATAAAATACCATGGCCAAAATGGAACAAAAGCATTTGCTTTTTCTTTATTTATGGCTTTTACTAAAAGTTTTGAACCTTTATCTAAAGAAATCATAAACGGAGGTGGTTTTCCGATAGAATCTGTCATTTCTGACTGAATGTAACCAGGACAAATAGTAGATACTTTGATGGGTTTTTTGAGTACATCTGCTCGAATTCCTTCCGCTAAACTTTTTACACCAGCTTTTGTTGCTGCATAAACAGTCATTGCTCTTGGGTAACCTCTGAAAGCAGACATAGATGAAATGACCACTAAATGTCCAGAATTTTGTGCTCTAAAGATTTCCATAGCAGCTTCCATTTGATGTAAAGCGCCGCAAAAATTAGTCACAGCAGTTTGCAAATTTTGATTAGCAAATCCTTTCCCTATAGAAGCTCCTTTACCCATTCCGGCATTAACAATCACGCGATCTAATTTCCCGTTGATTGTTTGAAAATCATTATGGAAACCTTTAAAAACAGAAAAAACATCTTTTTGTTGAGTAACATCTAAAGCTTTGATAAAAACGTTGATGCTACTGTTTATCTTTAGGAGTTCTTCTTTTAAATTTTCTAGTTTTTCTGTTCTTCTTGCGCATAAAGCTAAGTTACAGCCTTGCTTGGCAAATTCTATGGCCATGCCTTTTCCTAAACCAGAACTAGCTCCAGTAATGAGTATGTTTTTTCGATTCACAATAGGTTGAATTTGAAATGAATACTCTAAAAATAAGGATTTGAATTGGCTTATCTTTTCACCTATGTTAAAAAAGGAATAGGTTATTCAGACTTTGATCGAATTCTACTGAGGCTTTGTTGTGCGACACCTAAGTAACCAGCAATATGACCTAATTTTGCGCGCTGAAAAATATCGGGATGTGTTTTTAATAAATCGTCGTAACGCTCTTTAGCACTTTTATTTTGAAGGTAAATTACTTTTTTCCCTAAAGCCATCATGATTTCCGTAACCAAAAGACGCATAAAACGCTCTACATCTTTTGAATTGTTGAGAACAGTTTCTAGTTTATCATGAGAAATAGCTTTTACAGTTGTTTCTTCGATGGCTTCAATGCTAATATTGCTGGGTTTGCGTTTAAAGAAACTGTAGGCTTCAGTAATAATCATTTGTTCGCTAGAAAACCAATTGGTTATATCGTTTCCTTTTTTGTTGTAGTAAAAACTACGTAACATTCCTTTTTCTATGATAAATAGATGATTGCAAATTTTACCAGATGCTACAATTATTTCAT
This genomic stretch from Tenacibaculum jejuense harbors:
- a CDS encoding PadR family transcriptional regulator; this translates as MGNQKLYKGSLQTIILKLLAEQDKMYGYEITQKVKELTKGELQITEGALYPALHKLEAEGLLDVEVAKVGNRLRKYYKLTETGTTETVNRLQQMQEFLNTMQHLVNPKLGLE
- a CDS encoding ferredoxin--NADP reductase yields the protein MSQFYPIKIKDVIRETSSAVSLVFDIPSELTNDFNFIAGQYITLKTTINGEEVRRAYSLCSSPKSGEVKVAVKAVENGTFSVFVNEKLNAGDLLEVSKPEGKFVLEPENDKNYIGFAAGSGITPVLSMVKSVLESNTSSTFTLVYGNKTITDTIFYKELAELQTQYAERFNLSYVFSRENVESAVFGRIDKAHVNYFMKNIYKDLSFDKAFLCGPEEMINIASETLVENGFAKENVLFELFTTSIDEAAASQVKEGETEITVVLDDEKTTFTMPQDSDILAEALRKKIDAPYSCQGGVCSSCIAKVTEGKAVMVKNQILTDEELEEGFILTCQAHPTTPTITVDFDDV
- a CDS encoding LysE family translocator, with protein sequence MESLDYSNAYAVGAFMALMIGPVFFMLLKTSALKGFRAAIAFDIGVILGDITFILIAYFGSRSLLEKIKDDPRLFLIGGLILVVYGFITFLDKKNKKEVDESEVDVPKSNNYFKLFLNGYFLNFINIGVLAGWLTIMVIVGPLLGMDSNLIFWYFVKVVIGYFALDLIKILLAKQLRSKLTPLVIYKVKKGMGVLLIVFGAVMMLKSFISKEELDRLINSVEITKKK
- a CDS encoding SDR family NAD(P)-dependent oxidoreductase, producing the protein MNLKKLNALYSNKTAFVTGAGSGLGTAFAKLLAKNNWTLHLSDINEEALENVVQNLNTNEKVFQYSLDVSDKNQFENVVNKVYENSETVDVVINNAGIGDGLLFKDYPIEKWEKMIEVNLMGTYYGCHFFVPKLLKQKKGVLLNVGSSAGFMNAPGMSAYSVSKAAVFSLSESLYHELKLNNIHVSVLTPTFFKTNIMENASSKMFKGFAEKQMKHSTTNADEVAAIALKKASEGKFQIIYPKDAKTKFFYKKWLPKLVEKQYQKMMSRLSHR
- a CDS encoding phosphotransferase family protein, whose amino-acid sequence is MSNIVKDLEKQQRSGEELNLDALLPWIKNHIPNINSNPIITQFSGGASNWTYRLKFDEQDIILRRAPLGKKAAGAHDMPREFYLQQKLKPHYPYVPKMIAVCEDESVLGSTFYLMERLEGIILRKNPPRGIDWDEETVRKICYSFWDKMIHLHQVDYKKEGLQDLGKGEGYIERQILGWNKRYANAKTWNVPAGKKVMKWLEANIPKEENLCIIHNDFRLDNVVIDPSNPENILGVLDWELAAIGDPLMDLGNSLAYWVEEKDDFFVKSIRRQPSNIPGMLTREKIINYYCEKTGRTIDDFRFYRVYGLFRLAGIVQQIYYRYSKGYTKNKAFKNFWLISIYLIKTCENIIKRKNNC
- a CDS encoding acyl-CoA dehydrogenase family protein encodes the protein MNFNPSQKSKDYLDRLKKFMDKHIYPFERELITYHKEHNISGNWKEWTEHPKLDTLKELAKQEGLWNLFLPDNSLGQGLSVLEYAPLAEEMGRVYNAAEIFNCNAPDTGNMEVLYHFGNEQQKEEWLQPLLDGKIKSVFCMTEPDVASSDATNIETSIVEDGDEIVVNGKKWWSTGLGHPKAKLAIVLGKTDTTQEKHKQHSMVLVPLDTPGVEIQRMQNTFGAYDAPAGHGEIHFNNVRIPKKNLILDFGAGFAIAQGRLGPGRIHHCMRCIGAAERALQLAIIRSGTRQAFGKPLAKLGGNSERFAQARVAIDQARLLTYYAAWKIDEQGVKNSMTEISAIKVVAPKVLQEVTDMAMQIHGGAGLSDDFPLTNFFIQARALRLADGPDEVHLRMISRLEFKKYLG
- a CDS encoding SDR family oxidoreductase; the protein is MNRKNILITGASSGLGKGMAIEFAKQGCNLALCARRTEKLENLKEELLKINSSINVFIKALDVTQQKDVFSVFKGFHNDFQTINGKLDRVIVNAGMGKGASIGKGFANQNLQTAVTNFCGALHQMEAAMEIFRAQNSGHLVVISSMSAFRGYPRAMTVYAATKAGVKSLAEGIRADVLKKPIKVSTICPGYIQSEMTDSIGKPPPFMISLDKGSKLLVKAINKEKANAFVPFWPWYFIKQAMPFFTLKMLRKF
- a CDS encoding Crp/Fnr family transcriptional regulator, whose product is MIRVDDQLITPKVREALFNNSEQITFQKNEIIVASGKICNHLFIIEKGMLRSFYYNKKGNDITNWFSSEQMIITEAYSFFKRKPSNISIEAIEETTVKAISHDKLETVLNNSKDVERFMRLLVTEIMMALGKKVIYLQNKSAKERYDDLLKTHPDIFQRAKLGHIAGYLGVAQQSLSRIRSKSE